A stretch of Actinomycetota bacterium DNA encodes these proteins:
- a CDS encoding nucleotidyl transferase AbiEii/AbiGii toxin family protein, whose protein sequence is MITEGHLARHYQGRRGGRGPAIIDIAQDHLLHLLSREGIFNLGITLKGGTALRKVWAGNAGRFSTDLDFAGFDDTSAAHLVAVVDGARVDQFTFGVEEIHGTQRMRLLIKSPFGETDVPARLDLGRRPLWLRAQRMPFVPLPIHNRYAFPLPNIPVARIEETIAEKLARYRRGSLARDLYDLAWVSARPFDEVLVRRLLALKVWTDVADDGLGDRPFDPEEILRERSADEFKPEAIGYLTTPVDVYGWIEVIRDRFLFLRDLSEEEARWAQCVKADEWEVRQAIAQLGNRDSS, encoded by the coding sequence ATGATCACAGAGGGGCATCTGGCCCGGCATTACCAGGGACGACGCGGTGGCCGCGGCCCGGCGATCATCGATATCGCCCAGGATCATTTGTTGCACCTACTTTCACGAGAAGGGATCTTCAACCTCGGCATCACGCTCAAGGGGGGAACGGCACTTCGCAAGGTGTGGGCGGGCAACGCGGGACGGTTTTCCACGGATCTGGATTTCGCCGGTTTCGACGACACATCGGCGGCACACCTTGTCGCGGTGGTGGACGGCGCACGAGTCGATCAGTTCACGTTCGGGGTGGAAGAGATCCATGGAACCCAGCGAATGCGCCTCCTCATCAAAAGTCCTTTCGGAGAGACAGACGTGCCTGCGCGTCTGGATCTTGGCCGACGGCCACTTTGGCTTCGCGCTCAAAGGATGCCGTTTGTGCCGCTGCCGATCCATAACCGCTATGCCTTTCCACTGCCGAACATACCTGTTGCACGTATCGAAGAGACCATTGCCGAGAAGCTGGCCCGGTATCGACGTGGAAGCCTCGCACGCGACCTATATGACCTAGCGTGGGTTTCGGCGAGACCGTTCGATGAAGTTCTGGTGCGGAGGCTGCTCGCCCTGAAGGTGTGGACTGACGTTGCCGACGACGGACTTGGCGATCGACCATTCGATCCAGAGGAGATTTTGCGAGAGCGATCTGCGGATGAGTTCAAGCCCGAGGCGATCGGTTATCTCACCACTCCCGTTGATGTCTATGGCTGGATTGAAGTCATCAGGGACAGGTTTTTATTCTTGCGCGATCTTTCGGAAGAAGAGGCGCGCTGGGCTCAATGCGTAAAGGCCGACGAGTGGGAGGTTCGGCAGGCCATCGCCCAGCTCGGTAATCGAGACTCTAGCTAG
- a CDS encoding ATP-binding protein has product MRLFPKDKVAGAFLGFSAGGLEFHADLVLPYQSMYQKAPMHGQFLLVALEHDDEAVLGRITSMSAHGRLASGAGEDFALRAINDDRDIPEDLRANYLKYRVNIRVLGVVKSVGEKLAFIPSHRRLPHVGSKVAFLSDEVLREVAGHNLDGADLGFLALGEFVYSGDDDRVELDEGMQAHYPTVVPKFNERHMVARRTFVFARAGFGKSNLVKLLFSNLYEETPMVEKRGGRKAPVGTLIFDPDGEYFWPDDKGRPGLCDVTHLEDKLVVFTNRKAPSNFYQSFTAAGIKLDIRRLKPGDVVSIALAPEKQDQQNVRKLKAMNSESWSRLVDEIYRHGNNAEPEVLKPLLRLEQGQDVELYAARANMTQIVNMLHDPSSTMLDMLLRALEEGKLCVVDVSQMRGQPALILSGLILSKIFAHNQDQFTRRNPKTIPTIAVVEEAQSVLGQGATEGPYVSWAKEGRKYDLGAVLITQQPGAISNELLSQGDNWFSFHLLSAGDLYAIKKANAHFSDDILSSLLNEPIVGQGVFWSSSGGTPYPIPLRVLSFEKMFKTRDPEYRGEAVATFASRACAEFAEALGGEGVATSSPAPEVVEEEGADYGDGEEQQVTEHSGIDVRETQVRKAIATIAASSELVGRLRSADGVRWFDVQRALMDALPSRIMPDQERHQLAYQITKRALDEVLGEGVWESYKPILPDGSRGKTWVRATGRTTVAGA; this is encoded by the coding sequence ATGAGGCTTTTCCCGAAAGATAAGGTAGCCGGGGCATTTTTGGGCTTCTCGGCAGGAGGACTCGAATTCCACGCCGACCTGGTACTGCCGTATCAGAGCATGTACCAGAAGGCCCCGATGCACGGGCAGTTCTTACTGGTGGCTCTTGAGCACGATGACGAAGCGGTGCTTGGGCGCATCACCTCGATGTCGGCTCACGGCCGGTTAGCCTCCGGAGCCGGCGAAGACTTCGCTTTGCGTGCAATAAACGACGATCGAGATATTCCAGAGGACCTGCGTGCGAACTACCTCAAGTACCGAGTGAACATCCGGGTGTTGGGTGTTGTGAAGTCAGTGGGAGAGAAACTAGCGTTCATTCCCTCTCATCGGCGCCTGCCTCATGTGGGTAGTAAGGTAGCATTCCTGTCGGACGAGGTCCTGCGAGAAGTTGCAGGACATAATCTCGATGGAGCTGACCTTGGCTTCCTTGCCCTAGGGGAGTTTGTGTACTCGGGCGATGACGACAGGGTCGAACTGGACGAAGGAATGCAGGCTCATTATCCGACGGTTGTGCCAAAGTTCAATGAGCGGCACATGGTAGCGCGGCGAACATTCGTGTTTGCAAGAGCGGGCTTCGGGAAGTCTAATCTGGTCAAGTTGCTATTCAGCAACTTGTACGAGGAGACCCCAATGGTCGAGAAGCGCGGCGGACGCAAGGCACCTGTCGGCACGCTTATTTTCGACCCGGACGGAGAGTACTTCTGGCCCGATGACAAGGGGCGCCCAGGATTGTGTGACGTGACTCACCTCGAGGACAAACTGGTGGTTTTCACCAACCGCAAGGCACCGAGCAATTTCTATCAGTCATTCACGGCCGCAGGCATCAAGCTTGACATCAGGCGGCTCAAGCCCGGTGACGTCGTATCGATTGCATTGGCACCCGAGAAACAGGATCAGCAGAACGTCCGTAAACTGAAGGCGATGAACTCCGAGTCGTGGTCGCGACTTGTCGACGAGATATATCGTCATGGCAACAACGCTGAGCCTGAAGTGCTCAAGCCATTGTTGAGGTTGGAGCAGGGCCAGGACGTGGAGCTATATGCCGCTCGGGCGAATATGACCCAAATCGTGAACATGCTACACGACCCCAGTTCCACCATGCTTGACATGCTGCTTCGTGCCCTTGAGGAGGGCAAGCTCTGTGTAGTCGATGTCTCCCAGATGCGTGGGCAGCCGGCACTCATACTCTCGGGCCTCATCTTGTCTAAGATATTTGCTCACAATCAGGACCAGTTCACACGACGGAACCCGAAGACGATTCCGACTATTGCTGTTGTCGAGGAGGCGCAGTCCGTACTCGGGCAAGGCGCAACCGAGGGTCCATATGTCTCATGGGCTAAAGAGGGTCGCAAGTATGACCTAGGCGCAGTGCTCATCACCCAGCAGCCGGGCGCGATCTCGAATGAGCTTCTGAGTCAGGGAGATAATTGGTTTTCGTTCCACCTCCTGTCGGCAGGCGACCTATATGCAATCAAGAAGGCCAATGCCCACTTTTCGGACGATATCCTGAGCTCGCTGCTCAATGAACCTATTGTCGGCCAAGGCGTGTTCTGGAGTAGCTCGGGGGGAACCCCCTATCCGATTCCACTGCGAGTACTATCGTTTGAAAAGATGTTCAAGACGCGCGATCCGGAGTACCGAGGTGAGGCGGTGGCAACCTTTGCGTCGCGCGCCTGCGCGGAATTCGCAGAGGCACTAGGGGGCGAAGGCGTGGCGACGTCGTCGCCAGCACCAGAGGTTGTCGAAGAAGAAGGCGCCGATTACGGCGATGGGGAGGAGCAGCAGGTCACCGAGCACTCGGGTATCGATGTCCGTGAGACCCAGGTTCGCAAGGCGATCGCGACTATTGCGGCAAGCAGCGAGCTTGTCGGACGTTTGAGAAGTGCGGATGGTGTGAGGTGGTTCGATGTCCAAAGGGCCCTAATGGACGCACTACCATCCCGGATCATGCCTGATCAAGAGAGACACCAACTAGCTTATCAGATAACCAAACGAGCCCTGGATGAGGTTCTTGGGGAGGGAGTATGGGAAAGCTACAAGCCCATTCTGCCTGACGGTTCACGGGGCAAGACTTGGGTGCGTGCCACCGGGCGCACCACAGTAGCTGGCGCCTGA
- a CDS encoding peroxiredoxin family protein gives MSRVALDAVAPDFTLPDFTGNPVSLSDFRDCKHVLLVFNRTFVUPFCRRHMAQLRDTHPEFVKRDIEVVVVGPENARAFARYWKDHSLPFIGLPDPAHTVLKRYGQEVNLFKLGRMPAQVLIDKAGTARFVHYGHSMQDIPEPAEILALAEEL, from the coding sequence ATGTCCCGAGTAGCCCTGGATGCCGTCGCTCCGGATTTCACACTCCCCGACTTCACCGGCAACCCGGTGAGTCTCTCGGACTTCCGAGACTGCAAGCACGTGCTCCTGGTCTTCAACCGCACCTTCGTTTGACCGTTCTGCCGAAGGCACATGGCGCAGTTGCGCGATACCCACCCTGAGTTCGTGAAGCGCGATATCGAGGTCGTCGTGGTAGGCCCCGAGAACGCCCGCGCATTCGCGCGCTACTGGAAGGACCACTCGCTGCCCTTCATCGGCTTGCCCGATCCGGCGCACACGGTGCTGAAGCGCTACGGCCAGGAAGTGAACCTCTTCAAGTTGGGCCGCATGCCAGCGCAGGTGCTCATCGACAAGGCTGGCACGGCCCGCTTCGTCCACTACGGTCACAGCATGCAGGATATCCCCGAACCTGCCGAGATACTCGCCCTCGCCGAGGAGCTCTAG
- a CDS encoding type IV toxin-antitoxin system AbiEi family antitoxin, with the protein MTVRTIPRGLAPVVQLLELEQPRVVTAADLTEFALEAGVEWPTSLIAQRLRQLGWLLPLATKGVWEFAPAARAGAFGSGDPLIELRAVLARDPKVRFAVAAESAAYLLGFASRRPEIECVGAPPGIRPPKSFCGYRIVRWAPSAAVMHREGLPVWSPATLLAFMATRPAGYHDWPNVGEWLPQAAQSTKANDLVDELADRPAAAWLRAAYLMERGGAADVASVIAESAPAGRGPYYLGDRHGRGRFHAAYDVIDSTGFEVGST; encoded by the coding sequence ATGACAGTCAGAACCATTCCGCGGGGCCTCGCGCCGGTGGTGCAGCTCCTCGAGCTCGAACAGCCACGGGTCGTCACTGCCGCTGACCTCACCGAGTTTGCACTGGAAGCGGGTGTCGAATGGCCGACCAGCTTGATCGCGCAAAGGCTCCGACAGTTGGGTTGGCTACTACCGTTGGCTACCAAAGGCGTGTGGGAGTTCGCCCCAGCGGCTCGGGCCGGAGCGTTTGGTTCCGGTGATCCGCTTATTGAGTTACGTGCGGTGCTTGCCCGTGATCCCAAGGTTCGGTTCGCGGTCGCTGCCGAGTCGGCCGCTTACCTTCTCGGATTCGCGAGTCGAAGGCCGGAGATCGAATGCGTCGGTGCGCCGCCAGGGATTCGGCCACCTAAGTCCTTCTGTGGATATCGCATCGTGAGGTGGGCACCGTCTGCTGCGGTGATGCACCGTGAAGGACTGCCTGTCTGGTCCCCTGCGACACTTCTCGCCTTCATGGCTACCCGTCCAGCCGGTTACCACGATTGGCCGAATGTCGGTGAATGGCTGCCACAGGCGGCACAGTCCACGAAGGCAAATGATCTTGTCGATGAGCTAGCCGATCGTCCTGCCGCAGCCTGGCTTCGCGCGGCATATCTCATGGAACGTGGCGGTGCCGCCGACGTGGCTTCAGTCATCGCAGAGTCGGCTCCTGCAGGTAGAGGGCCGTATTACCTTGGGGATCGCCACGGTCGCGGAAGGTTCCATGCTGCCTATGATGTGATCGATTCGACTGGATTCGAGGTGGGATCGACATGA
- a CDS encoding DEAD/DEAH box helicase, translated as MSFNQLGLEPRLLSGVSRMGYTEPTPIQSEAIPHILQGTDVVGVAQTGTGKTAAFVLPLLQRTPTRKGVRALIVTPTRELALQIAEVVRGISRNTGHRCAVVYGGVGLQPQVDKLRKGVDVVIACPGRLLDLHARRAVDLSKVETLVLDEADRMLDMGFWPDVRRILALLPDKRQNLLFSATMSPQVLKIVESTLTNPVRVEVSPPSTPVERIDQSLFPVCGTQKTDLLIDLLKRNEHTRALVFTRTKHRAERLSKQLERKGVPSAAIHGDRSQGQRQRALEDFRSGRSPVLVATDVVARGIDVDEVSHVINYDMPNTPEDYVHRIGRTARAGASGTAISFLSAEEFPTLTEIERKLGSVLAVADLEGFQYSPRQIPAEDRGIKAPALLWNGTRQRPRSGRRGGSGRAGRRTG; from the coding sequence ATGTCTTTCAACCAGCTCGGCCTTGAGCCGCGCCTGCTCAGCGGCGTGTCTCGGATGGGTTATACAGAACCCACCCCCATTCAGAGTGAGGCCATCCCGCATATCCTTCAGGGCACCGACGTTGTCGGCGTCGCGCAGACGGGCACCGGCAAGACCGCCGCGTTCGTCCTGCCGTTGCTGCAGCGTACGCCCACCCGCAAGGGAGTCCGGGCACTCATCGTCACACCCACTCGTGAGCTCGCGCTTCAGATCGCCGAGGTCGTCCGAGGCATCTCGCGCAACACCGGCCATCGCTGCGCTGTGGTCTACGGCGGCGTCGGCTTGCAGCCGCAGGTCGACAAGCTCCGCAAGGGAGTCGATGTCGTCATAGCGTGCCCCGGCCGCCTCCTCGACTTGCATGCGCGCAGGGCCGTGGACCTGTCGAAGGTCGAGACGCTCGTGCTCGACGAGGCTGACCGCATGCTCGACATGGGCTTCTGGCCCGACGTCCGTCGCATCCTCGCCTTGCTACCCGACAAGCGCCAGAACCTGCTCTTCTCGGCGACGATGTCACCCCAGGTGCTCAAGATCGTCGAGTCGACACTGACCAACCCCGTGCGCGTGGAGGTCTCACCGCCGTCGACGCCGGTCGAGCGCATCGACCAGAGCCTCTTCCCGGTATGCGGCACGCAAAAGACCGACCTGCTCATCGACCTGCTCAAGCGCAACGAGCACACCCGTGCGCTCGTCTTCACGCGCACCAAGCATCGCGCCGAGCGTCTCAGTAAGCAGCTCGAGCGCAAAGGCGTGCCGAGCGCGGCCATCCACGGCGACCGTTCGCAGGGGCAGCGCCAGAGAGCGCTTGAGGATTTCCGCTCCGGCCGCTCGCCGGTGCTGGTAGCGACCGACGTTGTCGCCCGCGGCATCGACGTCGACGAGGTCTCGCATGTCATCAACTACGACATGCCTAACACGCCCGAGGACTACGTCCACCGGATCGGCCGGACCGCCCGCGCCGGTGCAAGCGGCACCGCGATAAGCTTCCTCTCTGCCGAGGAGTTCCCCACGCTCACCGAGATCGAGCGCAAGCTCGGCTCCGTGCTTGCAGTGGCCGACCTCGAAGGATTCCAGTACTCGCCGCGCCAGATACCCGCGGAGGATCGCGGCATCAAAGCCCCGGCCCTGCTGTGGAACGGGACTCGCCAGAGGCCTCGCTCAGGCCGCCGAGGCGGCAGTGGGCGCGCGGGTCGTCGTACCGGGTAG
- a CDS encoding citrate/2-methylcitrate synthase, which yields MRWSALAEANSIFAPELFEKFNVKRGLRDESGRGVVAGLTQIGDVIGYSTDTGTSSPAPGELIYRGIEINELVEGFTSSGRQGFEETAYLLLFGELPDAAELAEFEDALGGYRKLPRHFVHHGILDMPSSDIMNALARTVLALYTLDKRADDNSIANVLRQSLHLIAKLPLLTVYAYQAHMDEFHSKSLVLHKPVRELSTAENFLHMLRPDSKYTQLEATLLDMALVLHAEHGGGNNSSFTTHVVTSTMTDTYSVIAAALGSLKGPRHGGAANKALEMLQHAEKRVSDWADDDEIAAYLGRMLEKGEFDNAGLIYGMGHPVYSISDPRALILKRYAGMLAAEKGRQDEFRFYERIEQIAPRVIAGRRKMQKGVSANVDFYSGFVYEMLDIPKELYTPLFAVSRVVGWCAHRIEELATGGKIIRPAYKAVGPRRGYVPIDQR from the coding sequence ATGCGTTGGAGCGCCCTTGCCGAGGCGAACAGCATCTTTGCGCCGGAGCTTTTTGAGAAGTTCAACGTGAAGCGAGGCCTGCGGGATGAGTCCGGCCGAGGCGTGGTGGCCGGCCTTACCCAGATCGGTGACGTGATTGGGTACTCCACCGATACCGGCACCAGCAGTCCCGCTCCGGGCGAGCTCATCTACCGCGGGATTGAGATCAACGAGCTCGTCGAAGGCTTCACATCATCGGGTCGTCAGGGATTCGAGGAGACCGCATACCTGCTCCTCTTTGGCGAGTTGCCGGACGCTGCCGAGCTCGCTGAGTTCGAGGACGCACTCGGAGGCTACAGGAAGCTACCAAGGCACTTCGTGCATCACGGCATCCTCGACATGCCCAGCTCGGACATCATGAATGCGCTGGCGCGCACCGTGCTCGCGCTCTACACGCTGGACAAGCGCGCCGACGACAACTCGATCGCCAACGTCTTGCGCCAGAGCCTGCACCTGATCGCCAAGCTACCATTGCTCACAGTCTATGCATACCAGGCGCACATGGACGAGTTCCATAGCAAGAGCCTCGTGCTCCACAAGCCGGTGCGCGAGCTCTCGACCGCAGAAAACTTCCTGCACATGCTTAGGCCCGACTCCAAATACACCCAGCTCGAGGCGACCTTGCTCGACATGGCGCTGGTCTTGCACGCCGAACACGGCGGCGGCAACAACTCGAGTTTCACGACCCACGTGGTCACCTCGACGATGACGGATACGTACTCGGTGATCGCGGCGGCACTGGGCTCGCTCAAGGGTCCTCGGCATGGAGGCGCCGCCAACAAGGCGCTCGAGATGCTTCAGCACGCCGAGAAGCGCGTTTCGGACTGGGCAGACGATGATGAGATTGCAGCCTATCTGGGCAGGATGTTAGAGAAGGGCGAGTTCGACAACGCCGGGCTGATCTACGGGATGGGGCACCCCGTCTACTCGATCTCCGACCCGCGTGCGCTCATCCTCAAGCGCTACGCCGGAATGCTCGCTGCCGAGAAGGGCCGCCAGGACGAGTTCCGCTTCTACGAGCGGATCGAGCAGATCGCGCCGCGCGTGATCGCCGGGCGCAGGAAGATGCAGAAGGGCGTCAGCGCCAACGTCGACTTCTACTCCGGATTCGTTTACGAGATGCTGGACATCCCCAAGGAGCTGTACACGCCGCTATTCGCGGTCTCGCGAGTGGTCGGCTGGTGTGCGCATCGCATCGAGGAGCTCGCGACCGGCGGCAAGATCATCCGACCCGCGTACAAGGCGGTCGGCCCACGCCGAGGGTACGTCCCGATCGACCAGCGGTAG
- a CDS encoding site-specific DNA-methyltransferase, giving the protein MTPAAGPANHPLNTVAPYYTMFKPEFPLSALEGTSGWVLDPFCGRGTTNFAARLLGLPTVGVDASPVAVAIAAAKLVATTAQDTIDLTEHLIRTHRDAAELPFGEFWRLAYHRETLREICAVRQGLLDASLIGDAAIMLRAVMLGALHGPRGKSVQSYFSNQMPRTYATKPAGAVRYWQAREMTPQYVSVMDIVERRAQRACGGAPPAVRGMVLQADSRKAKLPASVGPFSHVVTSPPYYGMRTYMSDQWLRNWFLGGDESPDYSADRQLDTSSPAAFAKDIAQVWDNVADHSIAGCRLSIRFGAVPSVPSDPKELILDSLERASSDWGVLAVNDAGAADSGRRQAQQFGFVRSKPITEIDVTAILRG; this is encoded by the coding sequence ATGACCCCCGCAGCCGGACCTGCAAATCACCCCCTCAACACTGTTGCTCCCTACTATACGATGTTCAAGCCGGAATTCCCGCTCTCGGCGCTCGAGGGCACTTCAGGTTGGGTGCTCGATCCTTTTTGTGGCCGAGGAACTACCAACTTCGCAGCCCGTCTGCTTGGATTGCCGACAGTGGGTGTTGATGCGAGTCCGGTGGCAGTTGCGATCGCCGCAGCGAAACTGGTGGCCACAACCGCTCAAGATACTATCGATCTCACGGAGCACCTGATTCGTACTCATCGTGATGCCGCTGAGCTACCCTTCGGCGAGTTCTGGCGTCTGGCGTATCATAGAGAGACGCTTCGCGAGATCTGTGCCGTTCGGCAGGGGTTACTGGACGCGAGTCTAATAGGCGATGCGGCCATCATGTTGCGCGCCGTTATGCTTGGAGCTTTGCACGGACCACGCGGGAAGAGCGTGCAATCTTACTTTTCCAACCAGATGCCGCGCACTTATGCCACCAAGCCCGCTGGTGCTGTGAGGTATTGGCAGGCTCGCGAAATGACTCCTCAGTACGTGTCTGTAATGGACATCGTTGAGCGCCGCGCACAGCGAGCGTGTGGTGGCGCGCCGCCTGCGGTGAGGGGCATGGTCCTGCAGGCAGACTCACGCAAGGCCAAGCTGCCAGCAAGTGTCGGTCCGTTCTCGCACGTAGTGACCTCTCCACCATATTATGGGATGCGAACTTATATGTCCGACCAATGGTTGCGGAACTGGTTTCTGGGAGGAGATGAATCACCTGACTACTCTGCCGACCGGCAACTCGACACCTCGAGTCCCGCTGCTTTCGCGAAGGATATAGCGCAGGTATGGGACAATGTGGCCGACCACTCGATAGCGGGATGTCGACTGTCAATTCGTTTCGGTGCGGTGCCCAGTGTTCCATCGGACCCAAAGGAGTTGATTTTGGATTCACTGGAGCGAGCGAGCTCCGACTGGGGGGTGCTCGCTGTCAACGATGCGGGTGCTGCCGATTCGGGCCGCCGCCAAGCGCAGCAGTTTGGATTTGTTCGCAGTAAGCCGATAACAGAAATCGACGTCACTGCGATTCTGAGGGGATAG